The Chryseobacterium sp. LJ668 genome segment TGGTATTTCGTCCAGGCTTCGCCTAACGATCCGAGAGCCAGAAAAATGGAATTTGATGATAAACTGATGGGTGAGCTGATCCGCTTCGTTTCTTCACACGAGGTTGGGCACACTTTAGGTTTGAGACATAATTATGGTTCAAGCTCCACAGTTCCTGTAGAAAAATTAAGAGATAAAAAGTGGTTGGAGAAAAACGGACACACCCCTTCAATAATGGATTATGCAAGATTCAACTATGTTGCACAGCCGGAAGATAATATTGGTGATGCCGGAATTTTTCCAAGAATCGGAGATTACGATGATTGGGCAATTGAGTGGGGGTACAAAAGATTTAACCAGTTTAAATCTCCCAAAGCCGAAAAAGAATATCTGAACCAGTGGGTGATTCAAAATCTTAAAAACGAAAGACTTTGGTTCGGAACAGAATCAAATCCTTTAGATCCCAGATCACAAAGCGAGCAGGTAGGAGACAACGCCATGACTGCAAGTACATACGGAATCAAAAACCTTCAGAGAATTGTGGATAATTTAGAAAAATGGACGAAAACTCCAAACGAGGATTACGCAAATCTTGATATGATGTATGATCAGGTAACTTCGCAGTTTAGAAGATATTTAGGTCACGTTTCAAAATACGTCGGCGGGCAGATGGAAACTCCGAAAACGGCAGAACAATCCGGAGCAATATACGAAGCTGTGACTAAGAAAGATCAGAAAGAAGCCTTGAAATTTTTAGACGAAAATATTTTCACCACTCCGCAATGGCTGATTAAAAAAGATATTTTTGAGAAAACAGGAAAAACTCCTGTGAAAACAATAGAAGAAATTCAGAATGGTGTTTTAGGAAGAATTCTGAGTCCGATGGTTCTTCAGAATATGTATCAGATGGAAGCAGTGGAACCCAATACATACTCGGTGATCGAATTGCTTTCAGATCTAAATACTTCCATTCTTAAAAAAGATAATCCGGATATGTACGGAAGAAATCTTCAGAGAAATTATATAGATTCGTTAATAAAGCTCGTTGATAATAAATCATCAGACAAATCAGACATTTCTGCATTGGTAAGAGGAAATTTAAATACAATCAAAAAAGAACTATCAACAAAACCAGCTTCAGATTTGGTGAATAAATATCATTATGAAGACTTGGTTTTCCGCATTGAAAAAGCTTTAGATCCAAAATAACTAAGATGAAAAGATTACTGTCATTCCTTATTGTATTATTGCTGACGATTTCATGTGGTGGAGACGATGACATTTGCGAAAGCGGAGAAGGAACACCAAGAATGAAAATCACCTTTAAAAAAGCAGACAAAATAACGACCTTAGATTCTGTAAAAGTATACGTCGATTACGGAGTACGAACCGTTGATCTTGGGTGGAGTCGTAATACAGATTCTATTTTGATTCCGCTTCGTGTGGATGAGTCACCTTTCACAGATTTATTTATAAAAACAACAAAAAAAGGAGACTCCTCAAAAATCCGTGTCAGTTACACGGCTCGCTCTATTTACGTTTCTCCGGGTTGCGGCGCTAAATTAAATTATGAAAATGTAAGCGGTCAGTTATTAAAAGCAACACCTGTCGTAAAAGTAGAATCCGGACAAAATTTTATTCAAAATGAAGAAAAAACTAATCTTTACCTCGTTTTTTAGTCTTTTGGGACTACTTGTTTCTGCGCAGGAAAAGAAAGCCGCCGAAAAAGAAAAATGGAAATATGAACCCAACTTTATGGTAGGTGTTGATGTATTGAATACGGGGTTTTCTTTCTTCTCAGACAGACAGTTGTTTCAGGGTTTTATTTCATCAAAAATAAAAGGAAATATCCACGCAATTATAGAAGCGGGATTTGAAAAAAATATCTATCAGAAGAATGGCTATGATGCAACCGCTAACGGGCCTTTTGCGAAAATTGGAGCATTTTATATGCTTGCTAAAGACCCGGAGAATGAATTCAATGGTTTTTATGGTGGAGCAAAAATAGGAGGTTCATTTTATAATCAGAAATATGATGCCATTCCTATCAGGGGTTTTGGAGGAAGCAGTTCTTCGGTATCGTTGCCCGCATCTTCCCAGTCATCTTTTTGGATAGAAGGTGCAATCGGCGGCAGAGTGCAGCTTTTTGAATCTAATTTTTTCATTGACGTCAATATGCAGCCGAGATATCTTATGGTGACTTCAAAACAGGAAGAGGTTGTCCCAATGATCGTTCCCGGTTTTGGCAGAAGCTCTTCAAAATTTAATATGGGCTTTGCCTGGAATATTGCGTATAAGTTTTAGCGTATTTTTGGTTTTGTACCTATTCCTGATTTGTTTTTTAGCAATCTATATAATGCATCCAGTTCTTTTGGTGGAATCCCCTCGTCAAAGGTAGAAGACTCATAAGTGTTGCTACCAGAAGTAATAATTATTTTTGAAGCCAATGCTCTGTCTGAGTATCTTCCTGTAGTTAAAGATTCATAGGAAGAAATTTTTGATAAATCTAAGATATTGGTTTCTTTTATGATATTCTCCCATTCTATTGAGGTCATTGGTGACTTTGTCTCGACTCCGTTTACAGAAGTTATAATTCCCGAGGCCAAATAGGTTAGTGATCTGTTTGTTCCTCTTGTTTGCTCAGTGACAATAATTTTATCGATCTTGGTGTTTTTTTGAGTTACCTTTGAGATATTATTATTAATATCAGGTTTTAATTGATGACTACAGCTTAAATTAACTAAAATTAATTGTAATAATACTATAATTTTTAATTTCATTTTTTAATTTTTTTATAAAAGTATTGTTTTTTTTGTTGATTAAATTAATAAAATACATCAAGAACTAATATATTTGTAAAAAAAAATTATTTAATATATTTTATATGAATACGAAGATTATCTTTAAATTACCTTTTCTATTATTTGTTATGCTTTTCTGTTCTGTTTTTGCACAAAAAAATGGTGAACAGGACAAGATAGTTTTTGGTAAAAAGTATACCATTGAGGATTTAAAAAGAATGAACGGGGTCATCAGATGTGCTTCTACAGAATATGAGGCACTGTTGCAAAAAAAAGACCCAAAGAGAATGACAAATGCTCAATTTGAGGCATGGATTGCTCCTTTGATTGCTAATGCACAAGCGAATAAATCTCAAAATGGAGGAATAATAACAATTCCTGTTGTAGTACACGTCATCCACAGCGGTCAGGCATTAGGTGTTGCTCCAAATATTACTGATAGTCAGGTTATGTCTCAAATTACCGTAATGAATAATGATTTCAGAAGAATGGCATCAACGCCGGGATTTAATACAAATCCTGTAGGTGCAGATACAATGATTCAGTTTGCACTAGCAAAAGTAGACCCTAAAGGTAATCCTACTGATGGGATTGATCGTGTAAACCTGTGTCAAATATCTTGGGCAACTGCTGCCATTGATGGTTATGTAAAACCTCTTACTATTTGGGATCCTACTAAATATATGAATATGTGGAGTGTAAACTTCGATGATTCTAGTTTATTAGGATATGCTCAATTTCCATCAACTTCTGGTCTTCCTGGTTTAGATGCAAATGGTGGATTTGCAAATACTGATGGTGTAGTAGCCAATTTCAGCACTTTCGGGAGTAGTGATTATGGTACTGATTTCTTTTTAGATGCTCCTTTTGATAAAGGCAGAACAATGACTCACGAAGTTGGTCACTTCTTAGGATTGCGTCATATTTGGGGTGATGCTCAATGTGGCACAGATTACTGTGCAGATACTCCAACAGCTCATGATGCTAATGGAGGTTGCCCTACTACAATTGCAAGTTGTGATAATCCATCAATCTATGAGATGGTTCAAAATTATATGGATTATACAAACGATACATGTATGAATATCTTTACAATTAATCAAAAAGATAGAATCACTGCCGTAATGAATAATTCTCCTAGAAGAATGGAGCTAAAGACTTCGGTTGCAGACCAGGCAATCCCTTTATTTGCAAATGATGCAGAATTGAAAGGTGAAAAA includes the following:
- a CDS encoding DUF6048 family protein — translated: MKKKLIFTSFFSLLGLLVSAQEKKAAEKEKWKYEPNFMVGVDVLNTGFSFFSDRQLFQGFISSKIKGNIHAIIEAGFEKNIYQKNGYDATANGPFAKIGAFYMLAKDPENEFNGFYGGAKIGGSFYNQKYDAIPIRGFGGSSSSVSLPASSQSSFWIEGAIGGRVQLFESNFFIDVNMQPRYLMVTSKQEEVVPMIVPGFGRSSSKFNMGFAWNIAYKF
- a CDS encoding M43 family zinc metalloprotease, giving the protein MNTKIIFKLPFLLFVMLFCSVFAQKNGEQDKIVFGKKYTIEDLKRMNGVIRCASTEYEALLQKKDPKRMTNAQFEAWIAPLIANAQANKSQNGGIITIPVVVHVIHSGQALGVAPNITDSQVMSQITVMNNDFRRMASTPGFNTNPVGADTMIQFALAKVDPKGNPTDGIDRVNLCQISWATAAIDGYVKPLTIWDPTKYMNMWSVNFDDSSLLGYAQFPSTSGLPGLDANGGFANTDGVVANFSTFGSSDYGTDFFLDAPFDKGRTMTHEVGHFLGLRHIWGDAQCGTDYCADTPTAHDANGGCPTTIASCDNPSIYEMVQNYMDYTNDTCMNIFTINQKDRITAVMNNSPRRMELKTSVADQAIPLFANDAELKGEKSCSQTSCGTPSNVTVQYMLYNRGTSALTSAVISYSVNGGAMQTTNWTGNLAQNKYAMVNIPTGASQGSITAEIVSVNSTSDQRVGNNSSTITIGNSVPVTSTSFTFELQRDYWGSETNWNLKNSAGTTLYSGGPYTNTVPNFPALITQTWTLPLNDCYTFTINDTAGDGIYDYDGGYIIKNSAGVPVVSGNAFTFTQQRVFKVIPALVLATNEVKKDVFGIYPNPADEVLNITKVSEKAKFEIHNAVGQIVKSGEIKNNQVRVSELIKGTYIITIKDKNISESIKFIKN
- a CDS encoding DUF6452 family protein — translated: MKRLLSFLIVLLLTISCGGDDDICESGEGTPRMKITFKKADKITTLDSVKVYVDYGVRTVDLGWSRNTDSILIPLRVDESPFTDLFIKTTKKGDSSKIRVSYTARSIYVSPGCGAKLNYENVSGQLLKATPVVKVESGQNFIQNEEKTNLYLVF